A stretch of DNA from Mesomycoplasma lagogenitalium:
TAGCATTAAAATTAAATTTATCTAAAGAAGGATCGGCTTTGGGATATAAATTAGATTTTGATTGACTTTCTTGAAATAATTTTCCTACATTTTGTTCTTGATTTTTATCAAAAAATTCATTTGAAATTCCAGCATCAATAAATTGATAAATTCTATTTTCTTTAGTTTTTTCATCTATGGCACTAGTTGTTAAAAATCTTCTTCTACCTAATGATGATTTTAAATCATTAGAAACAGTTGTTTTTTCAACTAATTCATTTTCTTTAATTTTATTATAAATTGTTTCTTTTATAGTTTCGTAAACTTGATTTTTTAAATTAGCATATGTAGAGTTAACAATGTCATAATTAGAAAGTTTATTTAACTCACTTTCTGTCATTTCCTTGATATTTAATTCATTACCCAAATTTTCTATATCTTTAATAGTGGTTGGTTTTTGAGAATCGATTATATTTGTGTTGTATACATTATTATTTTTAAAAGAAATATTTTTTTTCAAAATAATAGAAGTTAATAAATCACTTTTATCAAGTTTTTGATTTGTAGTATTAACTATTTCATCATTAATATTTTTAGTAATTGTTTGTTTCTCTCAATAACTTAAATTTTCAATTTTAGCAAATTCTTGCGGATTGTCGTTTTTCATCGTCATTAAATAAGATAAAAACGATGGAGAAAAATTTCTTTTTGTAGGATCTAAATCTTGTAATTTAAAATTGTGTAAAATATATCATTTTTCATACTTTACATATTCAATTCATTCATTTTTCAATTTATATGTATCGTTTTTTGAGAATCTGAAATAAGAAGGAAGAGTAAATCTAAAATCATTTTTCAGCATCGCTTTACCACTAGTATTATTCATTAATCCTTCGGATTTAAAAACAACATTATTTCCTAAAGTGGGCGATGCTCATTCAGCAATATCGTCTCAGTTAAATAATTGAGAATTAAATTCTCTTTTGCCAGGTAAAAACCACTTATTATTATCTTTTTTTATTCCTAGTAAATTAGCTGTTTGTTCAGTTGTTAATAAATATAAAACATTTAAATTTTCTCAAGCATTAATTTTAGCAACATCAAAAGTTGCTTCATTAGTATTTAAATTAATTGCCATTTGGTTAATTGAATTAATTGTCCCTGCAACCCCAAAATCAAAAAGACCGCCTTTTCTTCCTGGTTGTTCGATTCCAATTACTTCTTTTAGTTGATATTTTCTATCCAAAATAAAACTAATTTCTTTTGATTGGCTTATTAATTGTTCAACTTGAATAAATTCTCCGTTAGAATTTTTTCTGTATTTTAAAAATAATTTACTTTGATCATTTAAAACTCTAAATTCTCCATTTTGCAACTGAAAGTCAAAGTCTTTATCCATTATATTTTTAATATTTTTGTTAATATCGTATTCAAGTTTTAAATCATTAGCTTTAATGTAAAAGTCTTTATCTAAATTTTTTACACCCAAATCTTCTAATTTAATAAAATTTGTATTAAATTTTAAAAAAGTTTCTTCAAAAGTTCCGTTATTTTCAGGACTATAATGAAGTTCGTTACTTTTTTCATATCCATTATCTTTTGCACTTCCACTAAAATTAATATCTAAATCAACGGTATTATCATGCATTTTAGACACTTGATTATATCTATTAACCTCTCTGCTAAAAGATTCTTTAACACTAAAGAGCAAACTAAAAACAGCAGTTGTTAAAAATATTAAGATAGATAAACTAATAACTGTTATTTTATTTTTTGATAAAGATTTAAAAATCTCTTTTAAAAGTTTAATCATTTCGATCCTCCTTTTAAATGATAAAAAAAATTTAGTAAATTATACTATTTTCTTTTATATACGAAAATAAAAAAGTGATAATTGCAAAATTTAAGTAATTTTTAAAATTTTGAAATTAAAAATTAGTAAAAAAAATCTATATGCTAAAATTTACTTATTAGGAGGTAATGATGAAACTATTAGTTATTAAAGGTTCGATTATTGAATCGGGAAAATCTGGTTCTAAATTAATGAGTGATAAATTTGTAGAATTTTACAAGCAAAAAAATCCAGATCACGAAATTATAGAATTAGATTTAAATCAAGAAAAAACAGCATCAATATCATTAAGTGAGAAAAATTTCGCTACATTTTGAAAAGATATTGAGTCTGAAAAATACATTAATTTATTAAAAAGTGTTGATAAAGTTTTATTTTCAACTTCGATGATTAATTTTAATTATTCAGCTCCAGTTAAAAACTTTATTGATGCCATTTCAGTAGCGAATGTTACTTTCAGTTATAAGTATAGCAAAAAAGGAGATGCAAAAGGTCTTTTAGACCATTTAAAAGTTCAAATATTAACATCTCAAGGTGCTCCTGCCGATTGATATCCATTTGGATTATTTACAGAAAATTTGGAAGGATATTGAAAATTTTTGGGAGCGAAAGTTGTTCCATCAATTAAATTAACAGGAACAAAGGTTGCGCCTTTTAGCGAATTAACTGTTGATGAAAAAGTTGATTCAATTATTGAAAATATTAAAAAAGCAGCCAGTGAATTTTAAGATTATTTTTTAAAATTAATTTACAGAAGCTGACAAAATCAATTGAATTTTATATAAAACACCTTAAATTTTGAGGTGTTTTTTTAAAAATTCAAATTAAATTTATTTTTATTAGTATCAGATAAAATATTGTTTATTTTTGCTAATTTTGCTAAAATAAAATTTATGGATACATATAAAAAAATAATCAAAGAAATATGGAAATATGAAAGAAATAAGCTAAAAGAAGAAATAAAGAAAAACGGAATTCCACTATGAATGGAAGAAAAAGTAAAAAAAAATATTGAAAGAACTTTTTTAGAAAAAAAATACGAGGAAATTATTAAAAAGTCATTAATTCAAGGTGATGAAATTATACTATCATTTTTTATGAAGGATCCTAAAAGGCAAAACATATATGAAAACATTTTTAGAAAGGAAATAGAAAGTGCTGGATTTGTCATAGAAAAGTTAAAACCTTCTGGAAAAAATGCATATTATTTAATTGATGATGAAATAATTTCTAATTTAAAAAATAAACCAAATGGGCAAAAATCACTAGATTTTTGTATAAACTATAAAAATAAAAAAATATTCATTGTTAATAAATATACAAATGAAAGTGGCGGCGCTCAAGATAATCAATATAATGATGTAATCATTCAGATGAAAAATTTGGGTAAGAAAACAAAAGATAATGTTTGATTTTGTCTTGACGGAAAATATTATACAAAAAAGAAAATTGATAATTTAAAAAAAATAAACAGTGATGCAATTATTGTTAATTTATCTAGTATAAAATCAAAATTAAAGGAT
This window harbors:
- a CDS encoding FMN-dependent NADH-azoreductase, with translation MMKLLVIKGSIIESGKSGSKLMSDKFVEFYKQKNPDHEIIELDLNQEKTASISLSEKNFATFWKDIESEKYINLLKSVDKVLFSTSMINFNYSAPVKNFIDAISVANVTFSYKYSKKGDAKGLLDHLKVQILTSQGAPADWYPFGLFTENLEGYWKFLGAKVVPSIKLTGTKVAPFSELTVDEKVDSIIENIKKAASEF